DNA from Caldisericaceae bacterium:
TCCGCTTTTACTAATTCAAGTAAAGCAGCTCCTGCAATTACAGGGATAGAAAGTAAAAAAGAAAACCTTGAAGATTCCTCTTTATTTACTGAAGAAACAATACCACCAGTAATTGTTGTCCCAGACCTTGAAACACCTGGAAGAAGTGCAATAACCTGAAAAATGCCTACAATAATAGCATCCTTTAATGTCATATTTTGTATGCTTTTATTTGCCTTTTTAGCTAAATAACTTGCTAAAAACAGAAATGCTGCTGTTATAAAAAAAAGGTAAGAAACAGTTCTTGGGGAATAAAATAAAAGGTCGACTTTGTCTGCAAAAAGAAAACCTACAATTCCTGCAGGAATTGTTGCAACAACAATTAAGATAAAAAGATTAAGATAATACTTACCTTCTTCGGATTTATCTTTTTTGTAAAATGAAAATATTCCTTTTAAAATGCCTTTTAAATCGTTCCAAAAATAAATTAATACCGCTAAAAGTGTTCCTACATGAAGAC
Protein-coding regions in this window:
- the uppP gene encoding undecaprenyl-diphosphatase UppP, with the protein product MNFLEVVFLGVVQGATEFLPISSSGHLVLLPALLRIPIPNLAFTMGLHVGTLLAVLIYFWNDLKGILKGIFSFYKKDKSEEGKYYLNLFILIVVATIPAGIVGFLFADKVDLLFYSPRTVSYLFFITAAFLFLASYLAKKANKSIQNMTLKDAIIVGIFQVIALLPGVSRSGTTITGGIVSSVNKEESSRFSFLLSIPVIAGAALLELVKADFSIFTPTELLVGIVVSFISGLIALKIFFPIIKKTSFYTFAVYCVIIGLIGIIFTK